A genome region from Bombilactobacillus bombi includes the following:
- a CDS encoding chloride channel protein, with amino-acid sequence MFCLGYFYPDLLGGGNKLILPLATIHWPIIGIIALFLIRFIVSMIDYGSGLPGGIFLTILSLRAILGLLFVSWQWLPTTYISKAPFTAILLITEMVGSLNHLMPLALTALSAYVVVDFLGGAPTYTSLLENMQLKRTLTTFSDKSTF; translated from the coding sequence ATTTTTTGTTTAGGCTATTTTTATCCTGATTTACTAGGCGGGGGCAACAAGTTAATTTTACCCTTAGCAACGATTCATTGGCCAATTATCGGGATTATTGCTCTTTTTTTAATCCGGTTTATCGTTTCAATGATTGATTACGGCTCTGGTTTACCAGGAGGAATTTTTTTAACTATTTTATCTTTAAGAGCTATCTTAGGCCTATTATTTGTAAGTTGGCAATGGCTGCCAACTACCTATATCAGTAAGGCTCCGTTTACTGCAATTTTGTTAATTACCGAAATGGTCGGTTCACTTAATCATCTCATGCCCCTGGCTTTAACTGCTTTAAGTGCCTATGTGGTTGTAGATTTCTTGGGAGGTGCCCCTACTTATACTTCACTTTTAGAAAATATGCAACTTAAACGAACTTTAACCACATTTAGCGACAAATCAACTTTTTAG
- a CDS encoding chloride channel protein, which yields MLYQQASTNPTLILIILIANLGIGLFIGYLSQSQPHIMGSGIPEVEGQINNQLQLAWWPIFWRKFVAGTLAIGSGLILGREGPSIQLGATLGQGLGEYFEDNLPNQKVIFAAGAAAGLAAAFNAPLAGNFLFRLFLS from the coding sequence TTGCTCTATCAACAAGCTTCAACAAATCCTACGTTAATTTTAATTATTTTAATCGCTAATCTTGGTATTGGTCTCTTTATCGGATACCTGAGTCAATCGCAACCCCATATTATGGGATCTGGCATACCAGAAGTCGAAGGCCAAATCAACAATCAATTACAGCTTGCTTGGTGGCCAATTTTTTGGCGAAAATTTGTAGCCGGAACTTTGGCAATTGGTTCTGGATTAATTTTAGGTCGTGAAGGTCCCTCCATTCAGCTAGGTGCTACTTTAGGCCAGGGATTAGGCGAATATTTTGAAGATAATCTTCCTAATCAAAAAGTTATCTTTGCTGCAGGTGCGGCAGCTGGTCTCGCAGCAGCTTTCAATGCTCCATTAGCGGGAAATTTTTTGTTTAGGCTATTTTTATCCTGA